Proteins from a single region of Nitrospinaceae bacterium:
- the lpxK gene encoding tetraacyldisaccharide 4'-kinase yields MLDRGGLLLALEGDERAPLWARLALAGLAPAGWLWGDVMRLRRSLYEAGFGGSEQPACPVVSVGNLTLGGTGKTPAVAWLVSRLIEAGERPAMVSRGYGGKGREVRIVSEGRGNVLSSPPASDEAVLMARMFSSVPVVTGKDRPAAARRAEALGAGVIVVDDGFQHLALKRSFDLVVLRGDLPFGNGRMFPAGLLREPLRALQRAGAILITGEAVPGIREKASSLAPEAEIFEGRLAPSALVNLEGLAIGSLDDLRGTGIVAVSGIGNPDGFLRTLEGLGAKILKNLAFSDHAVYGEVEVARIAAALKETGAELVVATEKDAVKLTDLPGTKPFRALRVELEIEGGDELERLILNSLERS; encoded by the coding sequence ATGCTTGATCGAGGTGGGCTACTGCTGGCGCTTGAGGGAGATGAGCGCGCACCGCTATGGGCGCGTTTGGCTCTCGCGGGGCTGGCTCCCGCCGGATGGCTTTGGGGCGATGTCATGCGCCTTCGCCGCTCATTATATGAAGCCGGATTTGGAGGCAGCGAGCAGCCCGCGTGTCCTGTTGTTTCGGTAGGCAACCTGACCCTTGGGGGCACGGGCAAGACCCCGGCGGTTGCCTGGCTTGTCTCGCGGCTGATTGAGGCGGGGGAGCGACCGGCGATGGTCAGCCGGGGCTATGGGGGCAAGGGGCGCGAGGTCCGTATCGTGAGCGAGGGCCGGGGAAATGTGCTCTCCTCGCCGCCAGCCTCGGACGAGGCGGTGTTGATGGCGAGGATGTTTTCCTCTGTGCCGGTGGTGACGGGAAAGGATCGCCCCGCAGCGGCACGTCGGGCGGAGGCGCTAGGTGCCGGGGTGATAGTTGTGGACGATGGATTTCAACATCTCGCGCTCAAGCGCTCCTTCGATTTGGTGGTGCTCCGAGGGGATCTACCCTTTGGAAACGGTCGCATGTTTCCGGCCGGTTTGCTCAGGGAGCCTCTTCGTGCGCTCCAAAGGGCAGGGGCGATTTTAATCACGGGCGAGGCGGTCCCGGGCATTAGAGAAAAGGCGAGTTCTCTGGCGCCTGAGGCAGAAATTTTCGAAGGTAGACTCGCACCCTCGGCCCTGGTCAATCTCGAAGGGTTAGCCATTGGTAGTCTTGATGACCTTCGAGGTACCGGCATCGTTGCGGTGAGCGGTATTGGAAACCCCGATGGATTTCTCCGTACACTTGAGGGGTTGGGAGCTAAAATTTTGAAGAATCTTGCCTTTTCCGATCATGCAGTTTATGGGGAGGTCGAGGTGGCGCGAATTGCTGCTGCGCTAAAAGAGACAGGAGCGGAGCTTGTCGTGGCGACCGAGAAGGATGCTGTCAAACTCACAGATTTGCCGGGCACCAAGCCTTTCAGGGCCCTTCGCGTTGAGTTGGAGATAGAAGGAGGCGATGAGTTAGAGCGCCTTATTCTCAATTCGCTCGAGCGCAGTTAA
- a CDS encoding 3-deoxy-D-manno-octulosonic acid transferase, translating into MEAFVYIIYNSAIFLLSPLLVLYFFSRSWQRGRSLVGMAERLGRVRHLPPAKAGGRLWLHAVSVGEVGVAAILVPEILKRCPHLRIVISTVTDTGREEAMKIDGVEYVFYLPFDFPFSVRSALERICPTAMAIVETELWPNLVWHAARRGLPVCIVNGRLSENSFRGYLRVRPLFFSVLGKLVGVAARGEADAIRYRALGASGVFAAGNVKFDVPAAHVVDDPEHLKEKFGLGGADPIIVAGSTHPGEEEALARAICTLRERFGRLGVLVAPRHLPRLADAEEALRRGGVDPVRWSELKDKTAVGQEGGQVVLLDTMGQLGEAYECATVAFIGGSIVPHGGQNPIEAARWGVPVIFGRHMQNFSEVAGGLIEVGGAFRVERPEDLAEAFLPLLSDTSARTAAGASAWKSVMANRGAAGRVADYLVEMLKTSRNDQNA; encoded by the coding sequence ATGGAAGCCTTTGTCTATATCATCTACAACTCGGCGATTTTTCTGCTGTCACCGCTGCTTGTTTTGTATTTTTTTTCTCGTTCCTGGCAGCGTGGCCGCTCGTTGGTGGGCATGGCCGAGCGCCTGGGCCGTGTTCGTCATCTTCCTCCGGCGAAGGCGGGTGGACGACTGTGGCTGCATGCCGTTTCGGTGGGTGAAGTTGGAGTGGCGGCGATACTGGTGCCCGAGATTTTGAAAAGATGCCCGCACCTTCGCATTGTTATCTCGACGGTTACAGATACTGGCCGCGAGGAGGCGATGAAGATCGATGGTGTCGAATATGTTTTCTATCTTCCCTTTGATTTTCCCTTTTCTGTACGAAGTGCACTTGAGCGGATATGTCCAACTGCGATGGCCATTGTCGAGACAGAATTGTGGCCGAATCTTGTATGGCACGCGGCACGGCGTGGGCTGCCCGTGTGTATCGTCAACGGGCGCCTCTCGGAAAATTCGTTTCGGGGCTACTTGCGGGTGCGACCGTTGTTCTTCTCCGTTTTGGGAAAGCTGGTAGGCGTCGCGGCGCGTGGTGAGGCCGACGCGATCCGCTATCGTGCCCTGGGTGCATCTGGGGTGTTTGCAGCGGGGAACGTAAAATTTGACGTGCCCGCCGCGCATGTTGTAGACGATCCGGAACATCTTAAAGAAAAATTTGGCTTGGGGGGTGCAGATCCGATTATTGTGGCTGGGAGCACGCATCCGGGTGAGGAGGAGGCGCTGGCTCGGGCGATATGCACTCTCAGAGAGCGTTTCGGACGCCTTGGCGTGTTGGTCGCCCCGCGCCATTTGCCTCGGCTGGCGGATGCCGAGGAGGCCCTGCGCCGCGGGGGGGTCGATCCTGTCCGCTGGAGTGAATTAAAAGATAAAACGGCTGTGGGTCAGGAAGGTGGACAGGTTGTTCTTCTCGATACCATGGGACAACTAGGGGAGGCGTATGAATGCGCCACTGTCGCCTTTATCGGAGGCAGCATCGTTCCCCACGGAGGGCAGAATCCCATTGAGGCTGCACGGTGGGGTGTTCCGGTAATATTTGGGCGGCATATGCAAAATTTCTCGGAAGTGGCTGGTGGCCTCATTGAGGTAGGCGGGGCGTTTCGGGTGGAGCGCCCCGAGGATTTGGCCGAGGCCTTTCTTCCCCTGTTGAGTGATACGAGTGCTCGCACTGCGGCGGGTGCCTCGGCGTGGAAGTCGGTCATGGCGAACCGCGGGGCGGCCGGGCGCGTAGCCGATTATCTGGTGGAAATGTTGAAAACCTCAAGGAACGATCAAAATGCTTGA